One window of the Pseudomonas lurida genome contains the following:
- a CDS encoding DUF2802 domain-containing protein, whose product MFLEAAVIVLALLWAGTLAFLLRYVRQQRELFLQQAERDAVRDRRILELVKRVDHYQQSAVRVGDEVHELRAILAPLPDKLAQIEQRDPSSLSFAQAAKLVGMGATVDELTQSCGLTQAEAQLMSKLHKS is encoded by the coding sequence TTGTTCCTTGAGGCCGCGGTAATTGTCCTGGCCCTGTTGTGGGCCGGGACCTTGGCATTCCTGCTGCGCTATGTGCGCCAGCAGCGCGAATTGTTCTTGCAGCAGGCCGAGCGTGATGCTGTGCGTGATCGGCGCATTCTTGAGTTGGTCAAGCGGGTTGATCATTACCAGCAGAGCGCGGTGAGGGTGGGGGATGAGGTGCATGAACTGCGCGCCATTCTTGCGCCGTTGCCCGACAAGCTGGCGCAGATTGAGCAGCGCGATCCTTCCAGCCTTTCGTTTGCGCAGGCTGCGAAGTTGGTGGGGATGGGGGCTACGGTGGATGAGCTTACCCAGTCGTGTGGGTTGACTCAGGCTGAGGCGCAGTTGATGAGTAAGTTGCATAAGAGTTGA
- a CDS encoding chemotaxis protein CheW: MNKSASAQGLDDPILQWVTFKLDNESYGINVMRVQEVLRYTEIAPVPGAPSYVLGIINLRGNVVTVIDTRQRFGLVPTEVNDNTRIVIIEADKQVVGIMVDSVAEVVYLRQSEVETAPNVGNEESAKFIQGVCNKNGELLILVELDKMMSEEEWSELESI; encoded by the coding sequence ATGAATAAGTCAGCGTCCGCACAAGGTTTGGATGATCCGATCCTGCAATGGGTTACCTTCAAACTGGACAACGAGTCCTATGGCATCAACGTGATGCGCGTGCAGGAAGTACTGCGCTACACCGAGATCGCTCCGGTTCCGGGTGCGCCAAGCTACGTGCTGGGCATCATCAACCTGCGCGGCAACGTGGTCACGGTGATCGACACCCGCCAGCGTTTCGGCCTGGTACCGACTGAAGTCAACGACAACACGCGTATCGTCATCATCGAAGCCGACAAGCAAGTGGTCGGGATCATGGTCGACAGCGTGGCGGAAGTGGTCTATCTGCGCCAATCGGAAGTGGAAACCGCGCCGAACGTGGGCAACGAAGAATCCGCCAAGTTCATCCAGGGCGTGTGCAACAAGAACGGCGAGCTGCTGATTCTGGTTGAGCTGGACAAGATGATGAGCGAAGAAGAGTGGTCGGAACTGGAGAGCATCTGA
- a CDS encoding CheW domain-containing protein: MNRPVELKTRPQLALESYLDALLQDATAEELQEPILVLEPAVEPESTLDEFQLAVLEEQARDAQVVPVAPVVVPIAPLVVAPVVVEPVVEVHLPPSITPPPVTGDDRPSWAAEPFECLLFDVAGLTLAVPLVCLGSIYSLEGQELTPLFGQPEWFLGILPSQAGNLKVLDTARWVMPDRYRDDFRQGLQYVISVQGYEWGLAVHQVSRSLRLDPNEIKWRSHRGQRPWLAGTVIEHMCALLDVAELAELIASGAVKAMPQNKRS; the protein is encoded by the coding sequence ATGAACCGTCCCGTAGAGCTCAAGACCCGGCCGCAACTGGCACTGGAATCCTACCTGGATGCCTTGCTGCAGGATGCGACGGCGGAAGAACTGCAGGAACCGATCCTGGTGCTGGAGCCTGCTGTAGAACCAGAAAGCACGCTGGACGAATTCCAGCTGGCTGTATTGGAAGAGCAGGCGCGCGACGCACAGGTTGTGCCGGTTGCGCCTGTCGTCGTTCCGATTGCGCCGCTGGTGGTGGCGCCCGTGGTGGTCGAGCCGGTGGTGGAAGTGCACCTGCCACCGAGCATTACGCCGCCTCCCGTCACTGGCGATGACCGCCCCAGCTGGGCTGCCGAACCGTTCGAATGCCTGCTGTTCGACGTCGCCGGGTTGACGCTGGCAGTGCCGTTGGTGTGCCTGGGGTCGATCTATTCCCTGGAAGGCCAGGAGTTGACGCCGCTGTTCGGGCAGCCGGAATGGTTCCTTGGCATCCTGCCCAGCCAGGCCGGCAACCTCAAGGTGCTCGATACCGCGCGTTGGGTCATGCCCGACCGCTACCGTGACGACTTCCGCCAGGGCTTGCAATACGTGATCTCGGTGCAGGGCTATGAATGGGGGCTGGCGGTGCACCAGGTCAGCCGCTCGTTGCGCCTGGACCCGAACGAAATCAAATGGCGCAGCCACCGGGGCCAACGGCCTTGGCTGGCAGGCACCGTGATCGAACACATGTGCGCGTTGCTTGACGTCGCCGAACTGGCGGAGTTGATTGCCAGTGGCGCGGTCAAGGCGATGCCACAGAACAAACGCAGTTGA
- a CDS encoding ParA family protein → MRVWAVANQKGGVGKTTTSIALAGLLAEAGKRVVVVDLDPHGSMTSYFGYDPDALEHSNYDLFLHKGSVPADLPGQLLLPTSNESISLLPSSTALATLERQSPGQSGLGLVIAKTLAQLWQDFDYAIIDSPPLLGVLMVNALAASQQLVIPVQTEHLAVKGLERMVSTLAMINRSRKQALPFSIVPTLFDRRTQASLGTLRVLRDAYPDTIWNGYIPVDTRLRDASRAGLAPSQFDSKSRGVLAYRALLKHLLSQQLVAQVA, encoded by the coding sequence ATGAGAGTCTGGGCAGTTGCCAATCAAAAAGGTGGGGTCGGCAAGACCACTACCTCCATCGCCTTAGCCGGATTGCTGGCCGAGGCGGGCAAGCGTGTGGTCGTGGTGGACCTGGACCCTCACGGCTCCATGACCAGCTATTTCGGCTACGACCCGGATGCCCTGGAACACAGTAACTACGACCTGTTCCTGCACAAGGGCAGCGTGCCCGCCGATTTGCCTGGGCAATTGCTGCTGCCCACCAGTAACGAAAGCATTTCCCTGCTGCCTTCCAGCACCGCACTGGCCACCCTTGAACGTCAGTCGCCTGGGCAGAGCGGCCTGGGCCTGGTGATCGCCAAGACGCTGGCGCAACTGTGGCAGGACTTCGACTACGCGATCATCGACAGCCCGCCGTTGCTGGGCGTGTTGATGGTCAACGCCTTGGCGGCCAGCCAGCAGTTGGTCATCCCGGTGCAGACCGAACACCTGGCGGTCAAAGGCCTGGAGCGCATGGTCAGCACCCTGGCGATGATCAACCGTTCGCGCAAACAGGCGCTGCCGTTCAGCATCGTGCCGACCCTGTTCGATCGCCGGACCCAGGCGTCCCTCGGCACTTTGCGCGTGTTGCGCGATGCCTACCCGGACACTATCTGGAACGGCTACATCCCGGTGGACACGCGCTTGCGTGACGCCAGCCGTGCCGGCCTGGCGCCGTCGCAGTTCGACTCGAAAAGTCGTGGCGTACTGGCTTACCGCGCGTTGCTCAAGCACCTGCTGTCCCAGCAGCTTGTGGCGCAGGTGGCGTGA
- the motD gene encoding flagellar motor protein MotD codes for MSRRRREPEEHVNHERWLVSYADFITLLFAFFVVMYSISSINEGKYKVISQALIGVFNDADRALKPIPIGEERPKTVTPAKPLVNDSDETAAGVGGTSDPLKSIADDISAAFGDLISSNQMTVRGNELWVEIELNSSLLFASADAMPSDQAFTIIDKVAAILRPFENPIHVEGFTDNFPISTAQYPTNWELSSARAASIVRMLAMQGVNPGRLASVGYGEFQPVANNATVEGRARNRRVVLVVSRNLDVRRSLTGTGTANATPDAALKRAGTQTAPAPVKPPVRQSAVNSPSPAQ; via the coding sequence GTGAGCCGTCGCCGTCGTGAACCTGAAGAACACGTCAACCATGAACGCTGGCTGGTGTCCTACGCCGACTTCATTACGCTGCTGTTCGCGTTTTTCGTGGTGATGTACTCCATCTCGTCGATCAACGAAGGCAAGTACAAAGTCATTTCCCAGGCGTTGATCGGGGTGTTCAACGACGCCGACCGCGCCCTCAAGCCGATCCCCATCGGCGAAGAGCGGCCCAAGACCGTGACGCCGGCCAAGCCGCTGGTCAACGACAGCGATGAAACTGCTGCCGGCGTGGGCGGCACCAGCGATCCGCTGAAGAGCATCGCCGATGACATCAGTGCCGCGTTTGGCGATTTGATCAGCTCCAACCAGATGACCGTGCGTGGCAACGAACTGTGGGTGGAGATCGAACTCAACTCCAGCCTGCTGTTTGCCAGTGCCGATGCGATGCCCAGTGACCAGGCGTTCACCATCATTGATAAGGTGGCGGCGATCCTGCGGCCATTCGAGAACCCGATCCACGTTGAAGGGTTTACCGACAATTTCCCGATCAGCACCGCGCAGTACCCGACCAACTGGGAGCTGTCCTCGGCGCGTGCCGCGAGCATCGTGCGCATGCTCGCGATGCAGGGCGTGAACCCCGGCCGCCTGGCGTCGGTGGGGTATGGCGAGTTCCAGCCGGTGGCCAATAACGCCACGGTAGAGGGGCGCGCACGTAACCGTCGAGTGGTACTGGTGGTGTCGCGCAACCTGGATGTGCGTCGCAGCCTGACCGGCACCGGTACCGCCAATGCAACACCGGATGCGGCCTTGAAGCGGGCTGGCACACAAACTGCACCGGCCCCTGTAAAGCCGCCGGTTCGTCAGAGTGCCGTCAATTCTCCGTCGCCGGCTCAATAA
- a CDS encoding flagellar motor protein — MDVLSLIGIIMAFVAIIGGNYLEGGHLGALANGPAALIVIGGTVGAALLQSPLSSFKRAMQILVWIIFPPRVDLPGGIDRVVNWSLTARKEGLLGLEGVADAEPDSYARKGLQLLVDGAEPEAIRSILEVDFYTQESRDINAAKVFESMGGYAPTIGIIGAVMGLIHVMGNLADPSQLGSGIAVAFVATIYGVASANLVLLPVASKLKSIAMRQSRYREMLLEGILSIAEGENPRSIELKLQGFMD, encoded by the coding sequence ATGGATGTCTTGAGCCTGATCGGTATCATCATGGCGTTTGTCGCGATCATTGGTGGCAACTACCTCGAAGGCGGTCACCTCGGCGCGTTGGCCAATGGCCCGGCGGCGCTGATCGTGATCGGCGGCACGGTGGGGGCGGCATTGCTGCAGTCACCCTTGAGCTCGTTCAAGCGCGCCATGCAGATCCTGGTGTGGATCATTTTCCCGCCACGCGTGGACCTGCCCGGCGGCATCGATCGCGTGGTCAACTGGAGCCTCACCGCCCGCAAGGAAGGCCTGCTGGGCCTGGAAGGCGTAGCCGATGCCGAACCCGACAGCTACGCACGCAAGGGCCTGCAGTTGCTGGTGGACGGTGCCGAACCGGAAGCGATCCGCAGCATCCTCGAGGTGGACTTCTACACCCAGGAAAGCCGTGACATCAATGCCGCCAAAGTCTTTGAAAGCATGGGCGGCTACGCGCCGACCATCGGCATTATCGGTGCGGTGATGGGCCTGATCCACGTGATGGGCAACCTGGCCGACCCGTCCCAATTGGGCAGCGGGATCGCCGTGGCGTTTGTCGCCACCATCTACGGTGTGGCCAGCGCCAACCTGGTGTTGCTGCCGGTGGCGAGCAAGCTCAAGTCGATCGCCATGCGCCAGTCGCGTTATCGCGAAATGTTGCTCGAAGGTATCCTCTCGATCGCCGAGGGCGAGAACCCGCGCTCCATCGAATTGAAGCTCCAGGGCTTCATGGATTGA
- a CDS encoding protein-glutamate methylesterase/protein-glutamine glutaminase, with translation MAVKVLVVDDSGFFRRRVSEILSADPTIQVVGTATNGKEAIDQAIALKPDVITMDYEMPMMDGITAVRHIMQRCPTPVLMFSSLTHEGARVTLDALDAGAVDFLPKNFEDISRNPEKVKQMLCEKVHSISRSNRRSLFSTPAPSQAPAPAPAAAPTTSFGRPAPAPVARPVAPAPVRATAPAAAHSPAPKRKAYKLVAIGTSTGGPVALQRVLTQLPANFPAPIVLIQHMPAAFTKAFAERLDKLCRISVKEAEDGDILRPGLALLAPGGKQMMVDGRGAIKILPGDERLNYKPCVDITFGSAAKSYGDKVLAVVLTGMGADGREGARLLKQGGSAIWAQDEASCVIYGMPMAIVKADLADAVYSLDDIGKHLVEACL, from the coding sequence ATGGCAGTCAAGGTCCTGGTGGTGGACGATTCGGGTTTCTTCCGCCGCCGCGTCTCGGAAATTCTTTCCGCCGATCCAACGATCCAGGTGGTCGGCACGGCCACCAACGGCAAAGAGGCGATTGATCAAGCCATTGCGTTGAAACCGGACGTGATCACCATGGACTACGAGATGCCGATGATGGATGGCATCACGGCAGTTCGACACATCATGCAACGCTGCCCGACCCCGGTGTTGATGTTCTCCTCGCTGACCCACGAAGGCGCCCGGGTCACCCTGGATGCGTTGGACGCCGGCGCGGTGGACTTCCTGCCGAAAAATTTCGAAGACATCTCGCGCAACCCCGAGAAGGTCAAGCAGATGCTGTGCGAGAAGGTGCACAGCATTTCGCGCAGCAACCGTCGCAGCCTGTTCAGCACGCCGGCGCCGTCGCAAGCACCTGCTCCCGCTCCCGCCGCGGCACCGACAACCTCGTTCGGGCGTCCTGCGCCGGCACCGGTTGCTCGCCCCGTGGCGCCTGCGCCCGTGCGTGCCACTGCGCCTGCGGCGGCTCATTCACCCGCGCCCAAGCGCAAGGCCTACAAGCTGGTGGCTATCGGTACTTCCACTGGCGGCCCGGTTGCCCTGCAGCGCGTATTGACCCAATTGCCGGCCAACTTCCCGGCGCCCATCGTGTTGATCCAGCACATGCCCGCTGCGTTCACCAAGGCTTTCGCCGAGCGCCTGGACAAGCTGTGCCGCATCAGCGTCAAGGAAGCCGAGGATGGCGACATCCTGCGCCCTGGCTTGGCGTTGCTGGCCCCGGGTGGCAAGCAAATGATGGTCGACGGGCGTGGCGCGATCAAAATCCTGCCGGGCGATGAGCGCCTGAACTACAAGCCGTGCGTGGACATCACCTTCGGTTCGGCGGCCAAGTCCTACGGTGACAAAGTTCTGGCGGTGGTGCTCACCGGCATGGGCGCCGACGGCCGTGAAGGCGCGCGTCTGCTCAAGCAGGGCGGCAGCGCCATCTGGGCCCAGGATGAAGCCAGCTGCGTGATCTATGGCATGCCCATGGCCATCGTCAAGGCGGACCTGGCCGACGCCGTCTACAGCCTGGACGACATTGGCAAGCATCTGGTGGAGGCCTGCCTCTGA
- a CDS encoding chemotaxis protein CheA, with protein MSFGADEEILQDFLVEAGEILEQLSEQLVELESRPDDANLLNAIFRGFHTVKGGAGFLQLHELVECCHIAENVFDILRKGERHVDSELMDVILEALDAVNGMFGEVRERAPITAATPELLAALARYAEPADLSAAPVAEAAPEPVAEPEADVTDSEFEQLLNSLSAVKAEAEAPAAPVAAPTSEDITDAEFESLLDQLHGKGQFAADAVAPVAAPEAPAATGSASTDITDDEFEALLDQLHGKGTFVADALPAVAATAAAPAASAAPAGDGLISDQEFESLLDELHGKGKFSEVAPAAAVATAAPVAAKAAAPAPAPAAKPAPTPAAAPAPARAAAAPVAEKPASEAETTVRVDTARLDDIMNMVGELVLVRNRLVRLGLSSGDEAMQKAVSNLDVVTADLQTAVMKTRMQPIKKVFGRFPRLVRDLARQLKKEINLELVGEETDLDKNLVEALADPLVHLVRNAVDHGVETPEEREASGKSRNGKVILAAEQEGDHILLSITDDGKGMDPTILRNIAVKRGVMDKDAADRLTDTECYNLIFAPGFSTKTEISDVSGRGVGMDVVKTKISQLNGSINIYSTKGQGSKIVIKVPLTLAIMPTLMVMLGNQAFAFPLVNVNEIFHLDLSRTNVVDGQEVVIVRDKALPLFYLKRWLVASAKHEEQREGHVVILSVGTQRIGFVVDQLVGQEEVVIKPLGKMLQGTPGMSGATITGDGRIALILDVPSMLKRYAARRI; from the coding sequence ATGAGCTTCGGCGCCGATGAAGAAATCCTTCAGGATTTCCTTGTAGAGGCCGGCGAAATTTTAGAGCAACTGTCCGAACAACTGGTCGAGCTGGAAAGCCGCCCGGATGATGCGAACCTGCTCAATGCAATTTTTCGCGGTTTTCACACTGTAAAAGGGGGCGCCGGCTTCCTCCAGCTCCATGAGCTGGTGGAGTGCTGCCACATCGCCGAGAACGTGTTCGACATCCTGCGCAAGGGTGAGCGGCACGTTGACTCGGAGTTGATGGACGTGATTCTCGAAGCACTGGACGCGGTCAACGGCATGTTCGGCGAAGTCCGCGAACGTGCCCCGATCACTGCGGCCACGCCGGAGCTGCTAGCCGCCCTGGCGCGCTACGCAGAGCCTGCCGACTTATCGGCTGCGCCGGTGGCTGAAGCTGCGCCGGAACCGGTGGCAGAGCCCGAAGCGGATGTGACGGACAGCGAGTTCGAACAACTGCTCAACTCGCTCAGTGCGGTGAAGGCCGAGGCTGAAGCACCCGCTGCGCCTGTTGCCGCACCGACCAGCGAAGACATTACCGACGCCGAGTTCGAGTCCCTGCTTGACCAGTTGCATGGCAAAGGCCAGTTCGCGGCTGACGCCGTGGCACCGGTCGCTGCGCCTGAGGCGCCTGCCGCCACTGGCAGTGCCAGCACCGATATCACCGACGATGAATTCGAAGCGTTGCTCGACCAACTGCACGGCAAGGGCACCTTTGTGGCCGACGCCTTGCCGGCAGTCGCCGCCACCGCCGCAGCGCCTGCCGCCAGTGCCGCACCTGCTGGCGATGGCTTGATCTCCGATCAGGAGTTCGAATCCCTGCTGGACGAATTGCACGGCAAGGGCAAGTTCAGTGAAGTGGCGCCGGCCGCTGCGGTGGCGACCGCTGCACCGGTTGCCGCCAAAGCCGCGGCGCCGGCACCCGCTCCGGCGGCCAAACCCGCACCGACTCCAGCCGCCGCCCCGGCGCCGGCGCGTGCTGCCGCCGCGCCGGTGGCCGAGAAACCTGCCAGTGAAGCCGAAACCACCGTGCGCGTTGATACCGCGCGCCTGGACGACATCATGAATATGGTCGGCGAACTGGTACTGGTGCGTAACCGCTTGGTGCGCCTGGGCTTGAGCAGCGGCGATGAAGCCATGCAAAAGGCCGTGTCGAACCTCGACGTGGTGACCGCCGACCTGCAGACCGCCGTGATGAAAACGCGGATGCAGCCGATCAAGAAAGTCTTCGGCCGCTTCCCACGCCTGGTTCGTGACCTGGCGCGTCAGCTGAAGAAAGAGATCAACCTGGAGCTGGTGGGTGAAGAAACCGACCTCGACAAAAACCTTGTCGAGGCCCTGGCCGACCCGCTGGTCCACTTGGTGCGCAACGCCGTCGACCACGGCGTGGAAACCCCGGAAGAACGCGAGGCGTCGGGCAAGTCGCGCAACGGCAAGGTCATCCTGGCAGCCGAGCAAGAAGGCGACCATATCCTGCTGTCGATCACCGATGACGGCAAGGGCATGGACCCGACCATTCTGCGCAATATCGCCGTCAAGCGTGGCGTGATGGACAAGGACGCCGCCGATCGCCTGACCGACACCGAGTGCTACAACCTGATCTTCGCCCCGGGTTTCTCCACCAAGACCGAGATTTCCGACGTGTCCGGCCGTGGCGTCGGCATGGACGTGGTGAAGACCAAGATCAGCCAGCTCAACGGCTCGATCAACATTTACTCGACCAAGGGCCAAGGCTCCAAGATCGTCATCAAGGTGCCGTTGACCCTGGCGATCATGCCGACCTTGATGGTGATGCTGGGTAACCAGGCCTTCGCCTTCCCGCTGGTCAACGTCAACGAGATCTTCCACCTCGACCTGTCCCGCACCAACGTGGTGGACGGCCAGGAAGTCGTGATCGTGCGCGACAAGGCGTTGCCACTGTTCTACCTCAAGCGCTGGCTGGTGGCATCGGCCAAGCATGAAGAGCAGCGCGAAGGCCATGTGGTGATTCTCTCCGTGGGCACCCAGCGTATCGGCTTTGTGGTCGATCAACTGGTTGGCCAGGAAGAAGTGGTCATCAAGCCTTTGGGCAAAATGCTGCAGGGAACCCCGGGCATGTCGGGTGCGACCATCACCGGTGACGGTCGGATCGCGCTGATTCTCGATGTTCCGAGCATGCTCAAGCGTTACGCCGCTCGGCGTATTTGA
- a CDS encoding protein phosphatase CheZ: MEHKETSQGDFESTLKKHAHQLVESLERGQFGDAVQLIHELNQTRDRGLYQEVGKLTRELHSAIVNFQIDPHMPQAEEISQITDATERLSYVVRLTEAAANRTMDLVENATPLVNGMATEAQALSVDWGRFMRREVGAEEFRELARRVEGFLSRSEQENRTVSSNLNDILLAQDYQDLTGQVIKRVTQLVTEVESNLLKLVLMAGQVDRFAGIEHDREAILSEKDPQKHLAKGEGPQIHADKREDVVSGQDDVDDLLSSLGF; the protein is encoded by the coding sequence ATGGAGCATAAAGAAACGTCACAGGGAGACTTCGAGTCGACCCTGAAAAAGCATGCTCACCAATTGGTCGAAAGCCTTGAAAGAGGCCAGTTCGGCGACGCGGTGCAGTTAATCCATGAGCTCAACCAGACCCGTGACCGCGGCCTGTACCAGGAAGTGGGCAAGCTCACGCGCGAGCTGCACAGTGCAATCGTCAATTTCCAGATTGACCCGCACATGCCCCAGGCCGAAGAAATCTCCCAGATCACGGATGCCACCGAACGCCTGTCCTACGTGGTCAGGCTGACTGAGGCGGCGGCCAACCGCACCATGGACCTGGTGGAAAACGCCACGCCTCTGGTCAATGGCATGGCCACTGAAGCCCAGGCCCTCAGCGTTGACTGGGGCCGTTTCATGCGCCGTGAAGTGGGGGCTGAAGAGTTTCGTGAGCTGGCGCGCCGGGTCGAAGGGTTCTTGTCACGCAGTGAGCAGGAAAACCGCACGGTTTCCAGCAACCTCAACGACATTCTGCTCGCCCAGGATTACCAGGACCTCACCGGTCAGGTGATCAAGCGTGTGACCCAGTTGGTCACCGAAGTGGAAAGCAACTTGCTCAAATTGGTGCTTATGGCAGGCCAGGTTGACCGTTTTGCCGGCATTGAACATGACCGCGAAGCGATCCTCTCGGAAAAAGATCCACAAAAACATCTCGCCAAGGGTGAAGGTCCGCAGATTCATGCCGATAAACGTGAAGACGTTGTGTCAGGTCAGGATGACGTAGATGACCTGTTATCCAGTTTAGGCTTCTAA
- a CDS encoding chemotaxis response regulator CheY, translating into MKILIVDDFSTMRRIIKNLLRDLGFTNTVEADDGITAIPILNSGSIDFLVTDWNMPGMTGIDLLRHVRADEKLRSLPVLMVTAEAKREQIIEAAQAGVNGYVVKPFTALALKEKIEKIFERIHG; encoded by the coding sequence ATGAAAATCCTCATCGTTGATGACTTCTCAACGATGCGGCGGATCATAAAAAACCTGTTGCGTGACCTTGGGTTCACTAACACGGTCGAGGCGGATGACGGCATTACGGCGATTCCGATCCTCAACAGCGGGAGCATCGACTTTCTGGTAACAGACTGGAACATGCCGGGCATGACCGGTATCGACTTGCTGCGCCACGTGCGCGCTGACGAAAAGCTGCGCAGCCTGCCTGTGCTGATGGTAACCGCCGAAGCCAAGCGTGAGCAGATCATCGAAGCCGCCCAAGCCGGGGTTAACGGTTACGTGGTCAAGCCATTCACTGCATTGGCCTTGAAAGAGAAGATCGAAAAAATCTTCGAACGCATCCACGGCTAA
- the fliA gene encoding RNA polymerase sigma factor FliA: MTASGYNLYKKSARDSQGELIERYAPLVKRIAYHLLARLPASVQVEDLIQAGMIGLLEVSTKYDASKGASFETYAGIRIRGAMLDEVRKGDWAPRSVHRNTRMVSDAIRAIEAKTGRDAKDHEVAAELQLSLDDYYGILNDTLGSRLFSFDDLLQDGEHEGLHEDGASAHMEPSRDLEDERFQGALADAIANLPERERLVLALYYDEELNLKEIGEVLGVSESRVSQLHSQCAARLRGRLGEWRAR; encoded by the coding sequence ATGACAGCCAGCGGCTACAACCTTTACAAGAAATCGGCACGTGACAGCCAGGGTGAATTGATCGAGCGCTATGCGCCCCTGGTCAAGCGCATCGCCTATCACTTGCTGGCACGCCTGCCCGCCAGCGTCCAGGTCGAAGACCTGATCCAGGCGGGCATGATCGGCCTGCTCGAAGTGTCGACCAAATACGACGCGAGCAAGGGCGCGAGTTTCGAAACGTATGCGGGTATCCGTATCCGTGGCGCGATGCTCGATGAAGTGCGTAAAGGTGACTGGGCGCCGCGTTCGGTACATCGCAATACACGCATGGTCAGTGACGCAATTCGCGCAATTGAAGCAAAAACCGGTCGCGACGCTAAAGATCACGAAGTTGCGGCCGAACTCCAATTGAGTCTCGACGATTACTACGGGATTTTGAACGATACCTTGGGCAGCCGCCTGTTCAGTTTCGACGACCTCTTGCAGGACGGCGAGCACGAAGGGCTGCACGAGGACGGCGCGAGTGCTCATATGGAGCCATCGCGTGACCTGGAAGATGAGCGTTTCCAGGGGGCGTTGGCGGATGCGATTGCCAATTTGCCGGAGCGTGAGCGACTGGTGTTGGCGCTGTACTACGACGAAGAGCTGAACCTCAAGGAAATCGGTGAGGTCCTGGGCGTCAGCGAGTCGCGGGTCAGCCAGTTGCACAGCCAGTGCGCAGCCCGCTTGCGGGGGCGTTTGGGAGAGTGGCGAGCGCGCTGA
- the fleN gene encoding flagellar synthesis regulator FleN: MGSMHPVQVIAVTGGKGGVGKTNVSVNLSLALAELGRRVMLLDADLGLANVDVLLGLTPKHTLADVIEGRCELRDVLLQGPGGIRIVPAASGTQSMVHLSPAQHAGLIQAFSDIGDNLDVLVIDTAAGIGESVVSFVRAAQEVLLVVCDEPTSITDAYALIKLLNRDYGMNRFRVLANMAQSPQEGRNLFAKLTKVTDRFLDVALQYVGAVPYDECVRKAVQKQRAVYEAFPRSKCALAFKAIAQKVDTWPLPANPRGHLEFFVERLVHQTSAGPVL, translated from the coding sequence ATGGGCAGCATGCATCCCGTACAGGTGATCGCGGTGACCGGCGGCAAAGGTGGCGTCGGGAAAACTAACGTGTCAGTGAATTTGTCCCTGGCCCTGGCAGAGCTTGGCCGTCGCGTCATGCTGCTGGATGCTGACCTGGGGCTGGCGAACGTCGACGTTCTGCTGGGGCTGACGCCCAAACACACCCTTGCCGATGTGATCGAAGGCCGCTGTGAGCTGCGCGATGTGCTGCTGCAGGGCCCCGGTGGCATACGCATCGTGCCAGCGGCTTCCGGCACCCAGAGCATGGTGCACCTGAGCCCGGCGCAGCATGCCGGCCTGATCCAGGCATTCAGTGATATCGGTGACAACCTCGACGTGCTGGTGATCGACACCGCCGCCGGGATCGGCGAGTCCGTGGTCAGCTTCGTGCGCGCCGCGCAGGAAGTCTTGTTGGTGGTCTGTGATGAACCCACCTCGATCACCGACGCCTACGCCCTGATCAAACTGCTTAACCGTGACTACGGCATGAACCGCTTCCGCGTGCTGGCCAACATGGCCCAGAGCCCGCAGGAAGGACGCAACCTGTTCGCCAAGTTGACCAAGGTCACGGATCGGTTCCTCGATGTCGCCTTACAATACGTCGGCGCAGTTCCCTACGACGAGTGTGTGCGCAAGGCTGTGCAAAAGCAGCGTGCAGTCTACGAAGCGTTCCCTCGTTCCAAATGCGCATTGGCGTTCAAGGCTATTGCCCAGAAGGTCGATACCTGGCCGTTGCCCGCCAACCCTCGGGGGCATCTGGAGTTTTTCGTCGAGCGATTGGTGCATCAGACGAGCGCAGGACCGGTGCTATGA